In Myxococcus virescens, a single genomic region encodes these proteins:
- a CDS encoding VOC family protein: protein MKHPGTWRAWLRGGLLLTSVCAVGGTVAIQAGCASTPDSAAREGISLSPTPLYGKFVWHDLVTDNPAAAKRFYRDLFGWEFVDIRGGLRPYSLIRAQGRWIGGIVHPANAAEKREGALWLGYLSVPDVDRAVTEVSARGGKALDGPIDVRNIGRAAVVADPQGAAVGFVRSRPGDPADTGVPDEGQFLWMEYLAQDPVAAADFYKELLGYEVRERPLGGGPHYVLAQGQHPRGGVLANPVKGARPNWLTYVRVKDPAALASRAQALGGRVLMAPRPDARGGSLALIADPSGAVLALQRYPFESSKSATAP, encoded by the coding sequence ATGAAACATCCTGGCACGTGGCGCGCGTGGCTTCGCGGCGGACTCCTGCTGACCAGCGTATGCGCCGTGGGCGGCACGGTCGCCATCCAGGCCGGGTGCGCGTCCACGCCTGACAGCGCGGCCCGCGAGGGCATCTCCCTGTCGCCCACTCCGCTCTACGGCAAGTTCGTCTGGCACGACCTCGTCACCGACAACCCCGCCGCCGCGAAACGCTTCTATCGCGACCTGTTCGGATGGGAGTTCGTGGACATCCGAGGCGGCCTCCGCCCCTACTCCCTCATCCGCGCCCAGGGGCGCTGGATTGGCGGCATCGTCCATCCGGCGAACGCCGCCGAGAAACGCGAAGGCGCGCTGTGGCTCGGCTACCTCTCCGTGCCCGACGTGGACCGCGCCGTCACCGAAGTCAGCGCGCGCGGCGGAAAGGCGCTCGACGGCCCCATCGACGTGCGGAACATCGGCCGGGCCGCCGTGGTCGCCGACCCGCAGGGCGCGGCGGTGGGCTTCGTGCGCTCCCGGCCCGGAGACCCGGCCGACACGGGCGTGCCGGATGAGGGCCAGTTCTTGTGGATGGAGTACCTGGCCCAGGACCCCGTCGCCGCGGCGGACTTCTACAAGGAACTCCTGGGCTACGAGGTCCGCGAACGCCCACTCGGCGGCGGGCCGCACTATGTCCTCGCCCAGGGGCAGCATCCCCGAGGCGGCGTGCTGGCCAACCCGGTGAAAGGCGCGCGCCCCAACTGGCTCACCTATGTCCGCGTGAAGGACCCCGCGGCACTCGCGTCACGGGCCCAGGCCCTGGGTGGCCGCGTGTTGATGGCCCCGCGTCCGGACGCACGGGGTGGCTCGCTCGCGCTCATCGCCGACCCGAGCGGCGCCGTGCTCGCGCTCCAGCGCTACCCCTTCGAATCGTCCAAGTCCGCAACGGCGCCGTGA
- a CDS encoding RNA polymerase sigma factor encodes MHACALPPLSELYTEHRPRALAIARRIVGDTADAEDVVQDVFARLARRAPGYGGRAAWSTWLHRVMVNSSINWLRARKRRDRLSHDVQEPLSPEALAVGAEMERHFGEAMEDINEQQRQVLYLREVRGLSYPEIARLLRIPEGTVKSTLHRARQRTLSLMEERGQQP; translated from the coding sequence ATGCACGCATGCGCGCTTCCGCCGCTGTCCGAGTTGTATACCGAGCACCGTCCTCGCGCGTTGGCCATTGCCCGACGCATCGTCGGTGATACCGCCGACGCTGAAGACGTGGTGCAGGACGTCTTCGCCCGGCTCGCCCGCCGCGCCCCCGGCTACGGTGGCCGCGCGGCGTGGAGCACCTGGCTGCACCGGGTCATGGTGAACAGCAGCATCAACTGGCTGCGGGCGCGCAAGCGCCGAGACCGGCTGAGCCACGACGTCCAGGAGCCCCTGTCCCCCGAAGCCCTCGCCGTGGGCGCGGAGATGGAGCGCCACTTCGGTGAGGCGATGGAGGACATCAACGAGCAACAGCGCCAGGTGCTCTACCTGCGCGAGGTGCGCGGCCTGAGCTACCCGGAAATCGCCCGGCTGCTGCGCATCCCCGAAGGCACGGTGAAGAGCACGCTCCACCGCGCCCGCCAGCGCACGCTCTCCCTGATGGAAGAGCGCGGCCAGCAGCCCTGA
- a CDS encoding M50 family metallopeptidase, which produces MRTASGAQLDFGRLALLALMLGVGWYFWDSPALWPMKVLVVMMHESGHALATLLVGGSVDRIHLAANESGSCLSRLPPGLFAKVAVYSGGYLGSAVAGAGLMLATFRFRLRRWVLGTASVWLTVMGLVYAGDGFTLLFCLGTAVVLALGAKFLPDGVVDALNLFIAAFTALYALFDLRSDLWNSAVRSQSDAALLADLTYVPAVVWAALWSLIAIGLLAVAAYTSLHARPKGLQMPSITARARRV; this is translated from the coding sequence ATGCGGACCGCCAGCGGTGCACAGCTCGATTTCGGCCGGTTGGCCCTGCTCGCCCTCATGCTGGGGGTGGGCTGGTATTTCTGGGATTCACCCGCCCTGTGGCCCATGAAGGTGCTGGTGGTGATGATGCATGAGAGCGGGCATGCCCTGGCGACGCTGCTGGTGGGCGGCTCCGTGGACCGCATCCACCTGGCGGCCAACGAATCGGGCTCCTGCCTGTCTCGCCTGCCGCCCGGGCTGTTCGCCAAGGTGGCCGTCTACTCCGGGGGGTACCTGGGCAGCGCGGTGGCGGGCGCGGGGCTGATGCTGGCCACCTTCCGCTTCCGGCTCCGCCGCTGGGTGCTGGGCACTGCCAGCGTGTGGCTCACCGTCATGGGCCTGGTGTACGCGGGGGACGGCTTCACCCTGCTCTTCTGCCTGGGCACGGCCGTGGTGCTGGCCCTGGGCGCGAAGTTCCTGCCGGATGGGGTGGTGGACGCGCTGAACCTGTTCATCGCGGCCTTCACGGCGCTGTATGCGCTGTTCGATTTGCGCTCGGACTTGTGGAACAGCGCGGTGCGCTCGCAGAGTGACGCGGCGCTCCTGGCGGACCTCACCTACGTGCCCGCGGTGGTGTGGGCGGCGCTGTGGTCGCTGATCGCCATCGGACTGCTGGCGGTGGCGGCGTACACGTCCCTGCACGCCAGGCCCAAGGGGCTCCAGATGCCTTCCATCACGGCGCGGGCGCGGCGGGTGTAG
- a CDS encoding MBL fold metallo-hydrolase, giving the protein MREPYVRQLKLGPMDNFVYLVGPQHSDEVVVVDPAWDVEAIEQAVKQDGKRVVGAFVSHCHFDHINGLPDLLSKWDVPVFAQREEVQFSPELRELGDALRPLGPGDDVRVGPETFQALHTPGHTPGSHCLLAGDALVSGDTVFINGCGRCDMSGGNPEAMYRSLSQVLAKVPDSAKLFPGHDYADVPVTSMETVRRKNPYFAFDNVDAFVAFRMRPRK; this is encoded by the coding sequence ATGCGTGAACCGTACGTGCGGCAGCTCAAGCTCGGGCCCATGGACAACTTCGTCTACCTGGTGGGCCCCCAGCACTCGGACGAAGTGGTGGTGGTGGACCCCGCGTGGGACGTGGAGGCCATCGAGCAGGCGGTGAAGCAGGACGGCAAGCGCGTGGTGGGCGCGTTCGTCTCGCACTGCCACTTCGACCACATCAACGGGCTGCCGGACCTGCTGTCGAAGTGGGACGTGCCGGTGTTCGCGCAGCGGGAAGAAGTCCAGTTCTCTCCGGAGCTGCGCGAGCTGGGCGACGCGCTGCGGCCCCTGGGGCCGGGGGATGACGTGCGCGTCGGACCTGAGACGTTCCAGGCACTGCACACGCCCGGGCACACGCCGGGCTCGCATTGCCTGCTGGCCGGTGACGCGCTCGTGTCCGGGGACACCGTGTTCATCAACGGCTGCGGCCGGTGTGACATGAGCGGGGGCAACCCGGAGGCGATGTACCGCTCCCTGTCGCAGGTGCTGGCGAAGGTGCCCGATAGCGCGAAGCTGTTTCCGGGCCACGACTACGCGGACGTACCGGTGACCTCCATGGAGACGGTGCGGCGGAAGAACCCGTACTTCGCCTTCGACAACGTGGACGCCTTCGTCGCGTTCCGCATGCGGCCGCGCAAGTAG
- a CDS encoding S46 family peptidase, with product MKKTLLLLSLVAAPALAGEGKWTPQQVLELDPAWLRAQGLQVSPKKLWDPKRGTGLLAGAVNVGGCSGAFIAASGLVITNHHCAFGVIQEHSTPQRDLITQGFLASKREDELPGKGSRVQVPRSFTDVTKTVLAAVPADADDITRYKAIERKQKELVAECEKRPATRCQVATFDGGVNYTLVDAVELTDVRLVYAPPRAVGEYGGEEDNWMWPRHTGDFAILRAYTAPDGTSAPYSDKNVPYKAEFFFPLATQGVKPNDFVMVLGYPGMTYRALLAEEMAERQSRLYPRMRDVFGEAIRILEAEGEKDPAGKIATASQLKGLHNVYKNSGGQLAGLKRGHIVEKQREAEAAVAVWAKKAGAKWQPALDARAALLVEQSAIAKSFEREFLLAASSRLARGPALAVVVSRLAAERAKPDLERRPEYMEREHVRIKDRLEREQKNLFLPAERQLLLAFVRRAQALGAGERIAAVDKHFGKTFSEKDVLAKIDAMYAGTKVLTLDERMKMATESVGQLEARKDPLLAFGLDLAKEQAALDEVKDKRQGAALRLRPEWRKAVLAHAGKPVAPDANSTLRVSFAKVQGYAPRDGAIYTPQTTLSGMLAKHTGEEPFDVPEKVAKVAEAKRFGAWQDKKLKDIPVNFLSDADTTGGNSGSPTVNGKGQLVGVNFDRVWENVANDFGYNPDVARNVNVDVRYILWMLDQVEDADALLRELGVRKGPPVAGETR from the coding sequence ATGAAGAAGACGCTCCTCCTTCTGTCGCTCGTGGCTGCCCCCGCTCTGGCCGGGGAAGGCAAGTGGACTCCCCAGCAGGTCCTGGAGCTGGACCCGGCGTGGCTACGCGCCCAGGGCCTCCAGGTCTCCCCCAAGAAGCTCTGGGACCCGAAGCGTGGCACCGGCCTGCTCGCGGGCGCGGTCAACGTCGGCGGGTGCTCGGGCGCGTTCATCGCCGCCTCGGGACTGGTCATCACCAACCACCACTGTGCCTTCGGCGTCATCCAGGAGCACAGCACGCCGCAGCGTGACCTCATCACCCAGGGCTTCCTCGCCTCCAAGCGCGAGGACGAACTGCCCGGCAAGGGCTCCCGCGTCCAGGTCCCGCGCAGCTTCACCGATGTGACGAAGACGGTGCTCGCCGCGGTGCCCGCGGACGCGGACGACATCACGCGCTACAAGGCCATCGAGCGGAAGCAGAAGGAACTGGTCGCCGAGTGCGAGAAGCGCCCCGCGACCCGCTGCCAGGTCGCCACCTTCGATGGCGGCGTCAACTACACGCTGGTGGACGCGGTGGAGCTCACCGACGTGCGGCTCGTCTACGCGCCGCCGCGCGCGGTGGGTGAGTACGGCGGCGAGGAGGACAACTGGATGTGGCCGCGCCACACCGGTGACTTCGCCATCCTCCGCGCGTACACCGCGCCGGACGGCACCTCCGCGCCGTACAGCGACAAGAACGTCCCCTACAAGGCGGAGTTCTTCTTCCCGCTGGCCACCCAGGGCGTGAAGCCCAATGACTTCGTCATGGTGCTGGGCTACCCGGGCATGACGTACCGCGCGCTGCTCGCGGAGGAGATGGCCGAGCGCCAGTCCCGCCTCTACCCGCGCATGCGCGACGTGTTCGGCGAGGCCATCCGCATCCTCGAAGCGGAAGGGGAGAAGGACCCCGCGGGCAAGATTGCCACCGCCTCGCAGCTCAAGGGCCTGCACAACGTCTACAAGAACTCGGGCGGTCAGCTCGCCGGCCTGAAGCGCGGCCACATCGTGGAGAAGCAGCGCGAGGCGGAAGCCGCCGTCGCGGTGTGGGCCAAGAAGGCCGGCGCGAAGTGGCAGCCGGCGCTGGACGCGCGGGCCGCGCTGCTCGTCGAGCAGTCCGCCATCGCGAAGTCCTTCGAGCGTGAGTTCCTCCTGGCCGCGTCGTCGCGTCTGGCGCGGGGCCCGGCCCTGGCGGTGGTGGTGTCGCGGCTGGCCGCGGAGCGCGCGAAGCCGGACCTGGAGCGCCGCCCGGAGTACATGGAGCGCGAGCACGTCCGCATCAAGGACCGGCTGGAGCGCGAGCAGAAGAACCTGTTCCTCCCCGCCGAGCGTCAGCTGCTGCTGGCCTTCGTGCGCCGCGCGCAGGCGCTGGGCGCCGGTGAGCGCATCGCCGCGGTGGACAAGCACTTTGGCAAGACGTTCTCGGAGAAGGACGTCCTGGCGAAGATTGACGCCATGTACGCGGGCACCAAGGTGCTGACGCTGGACGAGCGCATGAAGATGGCCACCGAGTCGGTGGGCCAGCTCGAGGCGCGCAAGGACCCGTTGCTCGCGTTCGGCCTGGACCTGGCGAAGGAGCAGGCCGCGCTCGACGAGGTGAAGGACAAGCGCCAGGGCGCCGCGCTGCGGCTGCGGCCGGAGTGGCGCAAGGCGGTGCTGGCGCACGCGGGCAAGCCGGTGGCCCCCGACGCCAACAGCACGCTGCGCGTCAGCTTCGCCAAGGTGCAGGGCTACGCGCCGCGGGACGGCGCCATCTACACGCCGCAGACGACGCTGTCGGGCATGCTGGCCAAGCACACCGGCGAGGAGCCCTTCGACGTCCCGGAGAAGGTCGCCAAGGTCGCCGAGGCGAAGCGCTTTGGCGCGTGGCAGGACAAGAAGCTGAAGGACATCCCGGTGAACTTCCTGTCGGACGCGGACACCACCGGCGGCAACTCCGGCAGCCCCACCGTCAACGGCAAGGGCCAGCTCGTGGGCGTCAACTTCGACCGCGTCTGGGAGAACGTGGCCAACGACTTCGGCTACAACCCGGACGTGGCTCGCAACGTCAACGTGGACGTGCGCTACATCCTCTGGATGCTGGACCAGGTGGAGGACGCGGATGCGCTGCTGCGCGAGCTGGGCGTGCGCAAGGGCCCGCCGGTGGCGGGGGAGACGCGCTGA
- a CDS encoding double-CXXCG motif protein, producing MMRFFWIREERTPSFNGSFDATHKWRLPGVKCDACGVTWGGAGHQYPGVDLSHVPERSRFVRPWPVLVSELAQLRELVRPWVPPGVPLPPGTHLGPLEGTASGRFGPLTSQGDILWVVRRDALERLQAEGIRGLLGCKTELRFRQKEPPELLELQIEPRGRLHAGCLPSDLAPPCDACGRVALRLPDAPLLDAASLPIDRDVFRVGDYATVIVCTERFMETVRKLGLEGMAFREIPTRG from the coding sequence ATGATGCGGTTCTTCTGGATACGCGAGGAGCGGACTCCGTCCTTCAACGGCAGCTTCGACGCCACACACAAGTGGCGCCTGCCCGGCGTGAAGTGCGATGCCTGTGGAGTCACGTGGGGTGGGGCCGGGCACCAGTACCCAGGGGTGGACCTGTCTCACGTGCCCGAGCGGTCACGCTTCGTGCGGCCCTGGCCTGTTCTCGTTTCGGAGCTCGCGCAACTGCGAGAGCTGGTTCGCCCCTGGGTGCCCCCTGGCGTGCCACTTCCGCCAGGCACGCATCTGGGGCCTCTTGAAGGCACAGCCTCTGGGCGATTCGGCCCGCTGACGTCACAGGGGGACATTCTGTGGGTCGTGCGACGGGATGCCCTCGAGCGACTTCAAGCAGAAGGAATCAGAGGGCTGCTCGGCTGCAAGACAGAATTGAGGTTTCGCCAGAAGGAGCCGCCGGAGTTGCTTGAACTCCAAATCGAACCGCGCGGCCGGCTCCATGCGGGCTGCCTTCCCTCCGACCTCGCTCCGCCATGCGACGCCTGCGGTCGGGTCGCGCTTCGATTGCCGGACGCGCCCCTTCTCGACGCAGCATCCCTGCCCATCGACCGCGATGTCTTCCGCGTAGGGGACTACGCCACTGTCATCGTTTGCACCGAACGGTTCATGGAGACAGTGCGCAAGCTCGGTCTGGAAGGAATGGCCTTTCGCGAGATTCCCACACGCGGATGA
- a CDS encoding TIGR02269 family lipoprotein yields MMRTFLVSAFSVLALTFLGCSSAARMPAPEAWESAEEMCTTADDAHCGSLLCHGDACGIYRCEDVPGAVELARFPPARPPVAAAAPGRGPRRNWGGGQNLPRGAVMVFPNWNGAAGWVVPPSRWLTAGRWEKHHIFPQARDLAEWFRDRGLRIHDYTLPIPRDIHQRIHKGGESGGAWNRAWREFRLRNENASPEEIFKHAGELIYRFQLMGGPIRAYHSKPGT; encoded by the coding sequence ATGATGCGGACATTTCTGGTCTCTGCATTCTCGGTGCTCGCGCTGACTTTTCTGGGGTGCTCCAGCGCCGCGAGGATGCCCGCGCCCGAGGCCTGGGAGTCCGCGGAGGAGATGTGCACCACCGCTGATGATGCCCATTGCGGCTCACTCCTGTGTCATGGCGACGCGTGCGGAATCTATCGCTGCGAAGACGTGCCTGGAGCTGTGGAACTGGCGCGCTTCCCGCCTGCGCGTCCTCCCGTGGCGGCTGCGGCGCCTGGGCGCGGTCCCCGGAGGAATTGGGGAGGAGGCCAGAACCTTCCACGGGGCGCCGTCATGGTGTTCCCCAACTGGAACGGCGCTGCCGGCTGGGTGGTGCCACCTTCACGTTGGCTCACAGCCGGGCGGTGGGAGAAGCACCACATCTTCCCCCAGGCCAGAGACCTGGCGGAGTGGTTCAGGGATAGAGGGCTCAGGATTCACGACTACACACTTCCGATTCCTCGAGACATTCATCAGCGGATTCACAAAGGGGGAGAGAGTGGCGGGGCATGGAACCGAGCCTGGCGCGAGTTCAGACTCCGCAATGAGAACGCAAGCCCCGAGGAGATCTTCAAGCACGCGGGCGAACTCATCTACCGCTTCCAGCTCATGGGCGGGCCCATTCGCGCCTACCATTCCAAGCCAGGTACTTGA